From Paraburkholderia sabiae, a single genomic window includes:
- the tilS gene encoding tRNA lysidine(34) synthetase TilS, with translation MTSSADTSADRLVLDAVGVVFGALPNDARVAIAFSGGVDSTVLLDAAVRIGGASRCIAFHVHHGLSSNADEWLAHCAAFARERNVEFASVHVDVSRAAGVSIEAAARDARYRALDALCKQHDVHTLWLAQHADDQAETVLLQLLRGAGLAGLAAMAPEYLPSGASVTRARPLLHLLRAQLEQYAHARDLRWIDDESNADTRYARNALRHDVLPGLAVHFPGFRDALARTAAHAAAAQRLLDELARVDLQTAYGEEEGALSRDALLALDDDRAANLLRYWMRTLGLPAASTARLTDALRQLREIGDAHTLRVDHAGQALRSYRGQIYWEAGDSADPADETALVERAESVLAWKGESVWRLPQWRGTFVFADASADASDAIPADALTRVPLIARSRSGGERMRCASNGPSRTLKNLFQERGVPSWKRDVPLLFAGDVLLFVPLIGVNRAAIDDPSQVKNARYIRIEWREDLTLA, from the coding sequence GTGACTTCCTCCGCTGACACATCCGCCGACCGCCTCGTTCTCGATGCGGTCGGCGTTGTTTTTGGCGCGTTGCCGAACGATGCGCGCGTCGCGATCGCGTTCAGCGGCGGTGTCGATTCGACGGTGCTGCTCGACGCGGCCGTGCGCATCGGCGGCGCGTCGCGTTGCATCGCGTTTCATGTTCATCACGGTCTCAGTTCGAACGCCGACGAATGGCTCGCTCATTGCGCTGCGTTTGCGCGTGAGCGGAATGTCGAGTTCGCTTCGGTGCATGTCGACGTGTCGCGTGCCGCGGGTGTGAGCATCGAAGCGGCGGCGCGCGACGCGCGTTATCGCGCGCTCGATGCTTTGTGCAAGCAGCATGATGTGCACACGCTCTGGCTAGCTCAACATGCCGACGATCAGGCCGAAACCGTTTTGCTGCAACTGCTGCGCGGAGCGGGGCTCGCCGGGCTCGCGGCGATGGCGCCGGAATATTTGCCGTCGGGTGCGTCGGTGACGCGCGCGCGTCCGCTGCTGCATCTGCTGCGCGCGCAACTGGAGCAGTATGCGCACGCGCGCGATTTGCGCTGGATCGACGATGAGTCCAACGCCGACACACGTTACGCCCGCAACGCGTTGCGTCACGATGTGCTGCCGGGTCTCGCCGTGCACTTTCCGGGCTTTCGCGACGCGCTCGCGCGCACGGCTGCGCATGCAGCAGCGGCGCAGCGTCTGCTCGACGAGTTGGCACGTGTCGATCTACAAACGGCGTATGGCGAAGAAGAGGGCGCCTTGTCGCGCGATGCGTTGCTCGCACTCGACGACGACCGCGCGGCCAATCTGCTGCGTTACTGGATGCGCACGCTCGGCTTGCCGGCTGCATCGACTGCACGGTTGACGGATGCGCTGCGCCAGTTGCGCGAGATCGGCGATGCACATACGTTGCGTGTTGATCATGCAGGTCAGGCGTTGCGCAGTTATCGCGGACAGATCTACTGGGAAGCGGGCGACAGCGCCGATCCCGCCGACGAAACGGCGCTCGTCGAACGCGCCGAAAGTGTGCTCGCGTGGAAGGGCGAAAGCGTGTGGCGGTTGCCGCAATGGCGCGGCACCTTCGTATTCGCCGACGCGAGCGCCGATGCATCCGACGCGATTCCCGCCGATGCACTCACGCGAGTGCCGCTTATCGCGCGCTCGCGCAGCGGCGGCGAACGGATGCGCTGTGCGTCGAACGGTCCGAGCCGGACGTTGAAGAATCTCTTTCAGGAGCGCGGCGTGCCGTCGTGGAAGCGCGACGTGCCGCTGCTGTTCGCGGGCGATGTCCTGCTGTTCGTGCCGCTGATCGGCGTGAACCGTGCGGCGATCGACGATCCGTCGCAAGTGAAGAACGCGCGTTACATCAGGATCGAATGGCGCGAGGATCTCACGCTCGCGTGA
- a CDS encoding acetyl-CoA carboxylase carboxyltransferase subunit alpha encodes MKTTFLDFEQPIAELEAKIEELRFVQDDSAVDISEEIERLSKKSQQLTKDLYTNLSPWQVSQIARHPQRPYTQDYINELFTDFHELHGDRSFADDLSIVGGLARFNGQPCMVIGHQKGRDTKERALRNFGMPRPEGYRKAERLMRLAEKFGLPLFTFIDTPGAYPGIGAEERGQSEAIGRNLYVMAELKTPIISTIIGEGGSGGALAVAVADSVLMLQFSTYSVISPEGCASILWKSAAKAPEAAEALGLTAHRLKALGLIDKIVSEPLGGAHRDPKGMAAMLRRALADSLRQFHGMSTNDLRQRRFDRLMAYGKFKETTPGA; translated from the coding sequence ATGAAGACCACCTTTCTGGATTTCGAGCAGCCGATCGCGGAGCTCGAAGCGAAAATCGAAGAATTGCGCTTCGTGCAGGACGATTCGGCCGTCGATATTTCGGAAGAGATCGAGCGGCTGTCGAAGAAGAGCCAGCAGCTCACAAAGGATCTGTATACGAACTTGTCGCCGTGGCAGGTTTCGCAAATTGCGCGTCATCCGCAGCGTCCGTACACGCAGGACTACATCAACGAACTGTTCACCGATTTCCACGAACTGCATGGCGACCGCTCGTTTGCGGACGACCTGTCGATCGTCGGCGGCCTCGCGCGTTTCAACGGCCAGCCGTGCATGGTGATCGGTCATCAGAAAGGCCGCGACACGAAGGAACGCGCGCTGCGCAACTTCGGCATGCCGCGTCCTGAAGGCTATCGCAAGGCCGAGCGTCTGATGCGTCTCGCCGAGAAGTTCGGGCTGCCGCTCTTCACCTTCATCGACACGCCGGGCGCGTACCCCGGCATCGGCGCTGAAGAGCGCGGTCAGTCGGAAGCGATCGGCCGCAATCTGTATGTGATGGCCGAACTGAAGACGCCCATCATCTCGACGATCATCGGCGAGGGCGGTTCGGGCGGCGCGCTGGCTGTCGCCGTCGCGGACAGCGTGCTGATGCTGCAGTTCTCCACGTACTCGGTGATTTCGCCGGAAGGCTGTGCGTCGATTCTGTGGAAGAGCGCCGCGAAGGCACCGGAAGCCGCGGAAGCGTTGGGTCTGACGGCGCATCGTCTGAAGGCGCTGGGTCTGATCGACAAGATCGTCAGCGAGCCGCTCGGCGGCGCGCATCGCGATCCGAAGGGCATGGCAGCGATGCTGCGCCGTGCGCTCGCCGATTCGCTGCGGCAGTTCCACGGCATGAGCACGAACGATCTGCGTCAACGCCGCTTCGATCGTCTGATGGCCTACGGCAAGTTCAAGGAAACCACGCCGGGCGCATAA
- the cysS gene encoding cysteine--tRNA ligase, which translates to MESLRIYNTLARDKQNFVPLHEGEVRMYVCGMTVYDYCHVGHARVMVVFDIVQRWLRTLGYKVTYVRNITDIEDKIIRRAVENGETIRSLTDRFIQAMHEDADALGVERPDLEPRATEFIPQMLGMIETLEANGYAYQAADGDVNYAVRKFANYGALSGKSLEDLRAGERVAANDAKQDPLDFVLWKQSKADEPADTGWDSKYGRGRPGWHIECSAMGCTLLGEHFDIHGGGQDLQFPHHENEIAQSEGATRQTFVNYWMHNGYVQIDNEKMSKSLGNFFTIREVLAKYDAEVVRFFIARAHYRSPLNYSDMHLDDARSALARLYTALKDTPPQAGEVDWNEAHAQRFRVAMNDDFNTPVAVSVLFELVSEVNRTRDAALARQLHGLGRVLGLLGREPRAYLQQAGGSVGEDALDVAAIEAKIAARVAAKQAKDYAEADRIRKELLDAGIALEDKPGGLTEWRRV; encoded by the coding sequence ATGGAATCTCTGCGCATCTACAACACGCTCGCGCGTGACAAGCAAAATTTCGTGCCGCTTCATGAAGGCGAAGTGCGTATGTATGTCTGCGGGATGACGGTGTACGACTACTGTCACGTGGGCCATGCGCGGGTGATGGTCGTGTTCGATATCGTGCAGCGCTGGCTGCGCACGCTCGGCTACAAGGTCACGTATGTGCGCAACATCACCGACATCGAGGACAAGATCATTCGCCGCGCCGTCGAGAACGGCGAGACGATCCGCTCGCTGACCGACCGCTTCATTCAGGCGATGCACGAAGACGCCGACGCGCTCGGCGTCGAGCGGCCCGACCTCGAGCCGCGCGCGACGGAATTCATTCCGCAGATGCTCGGCATGATCGAGACGCTCGAAGCGAACGGCTACGCGTACCAGGCCGCCGACGGCGATGTGAACTACGCGGTGCGCAAGTTCGCGAACTACGGCGCGCTGTCGGGCAAGTCGCTCGAAGATCTGCGCGCGGGCGAGCGCGTGGCCGCGAATGACGCGAAACAGGATCCCCTCGACTTCGTGCTGTGGAAGCAGTCGAAAGCCGACGAACCCGCCGACACCGGCTGGGATTCGAAGTACGGCCGCGGACGTCCCGGCTGGCACATCGAGTGCTCGGCGATGGGCTGCACGTTGCTCGGCGAACACTTCGACATTCATGGCGGCGGCCAGGATCTGCAGTTTCCGCACCACGAAAACGAAATCGCACAAAGTGAAGGCGCAACGCGCCAAACCTTCGTCAATTACTGGATGCACAACGGCTACGTCCAGATCGACAATGAGAAGATGTCGAAGTCGCTCGGCAACTTCTTCACGATCCGCGAGGTGCTCGCGAAGTACGATGCCGAAGTCGTGCGGTTCTTCATTGCGCGCGCGCATTACCGTTCGCCGCTCAACTACAGCGACATGCATCTCGACGATGCACGCAGCGCGCTCGCGCGTCTGTACACGGCGCTGAAGGACACGCCGCCGCAAGCAGGCGAAGTCGACTGGAACGAAGCACACGCGCAGCGTTTTCGCGTGGCGATGAACGACGACTTCAACACGCCTGTCGCCGTTTCCGTGCTGTTCGAACTGGTGAGCGAAGTGAACCGCACACGCGATGCGGCGCTCGCGCGTCAATTGCATGGTCTCGGGCGCGTGCTTGGTTTGCTGGGGCGCGAGCCGCGCGCCTATCTGCAGCAGGCGGGGGGGAGTGTCGGCGAGGACGCGCTGGATGTGGCAGCGATCGAAGCGAAGATCGCCGCGCGTGTCGCCGCGAAGCAGGCAAAGGACTACGCCGAGGCAGACCGGATCCGCAAGGAATTGCTGGACGCCGGTATTGCGCTCGAAGACAAACCGGGCGGGTTGACCGAGTGGCGTCGCGTTTGA
- a CDS encoding RNA methyltransferase, whose amino-acid sequence MLIVVQTPSLTSSSPASDNAGGVGGGFTSTRFVLVEPSHPGNVGAAARALKTMGFSRLVLVSPRVADVKNDPEAIAMASGADDVLASAHVVPSLADALSGASWSLALTARAREYGPPQLAPRAAAAQAREHAVHGDIALVFGNERTGLSNEDVERCSALAHIPANPAYSSLNLAQAIQVLSYELRMAYLVEGEGADPVTGSAGALAASDEIERMYVHLENALIALDFLDPGNPKKLMSRLRRLFARSGLEREEVNIVRGIAKHILLKAKGRDADEH is encoded by the coding sequence ATGCTTATCGTGGTTCAGACGCCTTCCTTGACCTCTTCCAGTCCCGCATCCGACAACGCCGGCGGTGTCGGCGGCGGCTTCACGTCGACGCGTTTCGTGCTCGTCGAGCCCAGTCATCCCGGTAACGTGGGCGCGGCGGCGCGCGCGCTCAAGACCATGGGCTTCTCGCGGCTCGTGCTCGTCTCGCCGCGCGTCGCGGACGTGAAAAACGACCCCGAGGCGATCGCGATGGCCAGCGGCGCGGATGATGTGCTCGCGTCCGCGCATGTCGTGCCTTCGCTCGCCGACGCGCTGTCGGGTGCGAGCTGGTCGCTGGCGTTGACGGCGCGCGCCCGCGAGTACGGACCGCCGCAACTCGCACCGCGCGCGGCAGCGGCGCAGGCGCGCGAGCATGCTGTCCACGGCGATATCGCTCTCGTGTTCGGCAACGAGCGCACGGGGTTGTCGAACGAAGATGTGGAGCGCTGCAGCGCGCTCGCGCATATTCCTGCCAATCCCGCCTATAGCTCGCTGAATCTGGCGCAGGCTATTCAGGTGCTGTCGTACGAGCTGCGGATGGCGTATCTGGTCGAAGGCGAGGGCGCCGATCCCGTGACGGGCAGTGCGGGCGCGCTCGCGGCCAGCGACGAAATCGAGCGGATGTATGTGCATCTGGAAAACGCGTTGATCGCGCTCGACTTTCTCGATCCCGGCAACCCGAAGAAGCTGATGTCGCGCTTGCGACGGCTCTTCGCGCGCTCGGGACTCGAGCGCGAGGAGGTCAATATCGTGCGCGGTATCGCGAAGCACATTCTGCTGAAGGCGAAAGGGCGCGACGCGGACGAGCATTGA
- a CDS encoding peptidylprolyl isomerase, which produces MVELHTNHGVIKLELDAEKAPKSVENFLAYVKAGHYDNTVFHRVIDGFMIQGGGFEPGMQQKPTNTPIANEANNGLKNVKGSIAMARTNDPHSATAQFFINVNDNDFLNHSSPTPQGWGYAVFGKVVEGLDVVDAIRKVKTGSKGFHQDVPVDDVIIEKAVVVE; this is translated from the coding sequence ATGGTTGAACTGCACACGAACCACGGCGTCATCAAGCTCGAACTGGACGCTGAAAAGGCGCCGAAATCCGTCGAGAACTTCCTCGCCTACGTGAAGGCCGGCCACTACGACAACACGGTGTTCCACCGCGTGATCGACGGCTTCATGATCCAGGGCGGCGGCTTCGAACCCGGCATGCAGCAGAAGCCGACGAACACGCCGATCGCCAACGAGGCGAACAACGGTCTGAAGAACGTCAAGGGTTCGATCGCGATGGCGCGCACGAACGACCCGCACTCGGCCACGGCCCAGTTCTTCATCAACGTGAACGACAACGACTTCCTGAACCACTCGTCGCCGACGCCGCAAGGCTGGGGCTACGCGGTGTTCGGCAAGGTTGTCGAAGGCCTCGACGTGGTCGACGCGATCCGCAAGGTGAAGACGGGTTCGAAGGGCTTCCACCAGGACGTGCCCGTCGACGACGTGATCATCGAAAAAGCTGTCGTGGTCGAGTAA
- a CDS encoding tetratricopeptide repeat protein translates to MKHSSGRARGATPLFATALRSTLSSTSGALSRQGLLAALSAACCGLALMTLPAAPAFAQKASTVSHGPAVRDATPDADASIQDKNWTAALAQLDARIAANPRDAQARFKRASVLARLNRDDDAITAFTELTQTYPELPEPYNNLAALYAKQGRYTEARAALETAVKASPGYGLAYENLGDLYLRLADQAYRRAQTLGAGNGTTSQRIADIEKIVTPRKTPVKKTSQPAAETDYTNRAMENITNSQGFQFGGPNGSLATPPYVAPSQ, encoded by the coding sequence ATGAAACACTCCAGCGGCCGCGCGCGAGGCGCCACGCCCCTCTTCGCGACGGCGCTCCGTTCGACGCTTTCTTCGACGTCGGGCGCTTTGTCCCGCCAGGGTCTGCTCGCGGCGTTGAGCGCGGCATGCTGCGGTCTCGCGCTGATGACGCTGCCCGCTGCGCCGGCTTTCGCTCAGAAAGCGTCGACCGTTTCGCATGGTCCCGCCGTGCGCGACGCCACGCCGGATGCCGACGCGTCCATTCAGGACAAGAACTGGACAGCCGCCCTCGCGCAACTCGACGCGCGCATCGCCGCGAACCCGCGCGACGCCCAGGCCAGATTCAAGCGCGCCAGCGTGCTCGCGCGCCTGAACCGCGACGACGACGCGATCACCGCGTTCACCGAACTCACGCAGACTTATCCCGAACTTCCCGAGCCGTACAACAACCTCGCTGCGCTCTACGCGAAGCAGGGCCGCTACACGGAAGCGCGCGCCGCGCTGGAAACGGCCGTGAAGGCGAGCCCCGGCTACGGTCTCGCGTATGAGAATCTCGGCGACCTGTATCTGCGCCTCGCCGATCAGGCGTATCGCCGCGCACAAACTCTGGGCGCGGGCAACGGCACGACCAGCCAGCGTATCGCCGACATCGAGAAAATCGTGACGCCGCGCAAGACGCCCGTGAAGAAGACGAGCCAGCCCGCCGCCGAAACCGACTACACGAATCGCGCGATGGAGAACATCACCAACTCGCAGGGCTTCCAGTTCGGCGGGCCGAATGGTTCGCTCGCGACGCCGCCGTACGTTGCACCATCGCAGTGA
- a CDS encoding DNA-3-methyladenine glycosylase family protein: MATATKTPAKRAASQSDAASTVKAVRARSGVAAKGAAKVAGKSASAKGGKTGFGTARKAAGPDGAHARATSAKPQVNGVEAPEAAAVKPSRARTVNAKGNGSMPPALAGDLREFTHDNQEAEPARKPRAAVPSTEGADATQAAQPSVVTRPAYWDKACADLVKRDRILKKLIPKFGPVHLSSRADPFVTLARSVIGQQISVASAQAMWQRIVAACPKLVPQQIIKLGQDNLMGCGVSKRKAEYILDLAHHFVSGALHVGKWTSMEDEDVIAELTQIRGISRWTAEMFLIFDLSRPDVLPLDDPNLIHAISQNYFSGEPVTRSEAREVAANWEPWRTVATWYMWRSLDPAPAGN; the protein is encoded by the coding sequence ATGGCAACGGCCACGAAGACGCCGGCTAAACGGGCCGCGTCTCAATCTGACGCGGCATCTACGGTAAAGGCAGTGCGTGCGCGAAGCGGCGTGGCCGCGAAGGGCGCCGCGAAGGTGGCAGGAAAATCGGCATCGGCGAAGGGCGGCAAGACGGGTTTTGGCACGGCACGCAAAGCTGCGGGCCCGGATGGGGCGCATGCGCGCGCGACATCGGCGAAACCTCAGGTCAATGGCGTGGAAGCGCCCGAGGCCGCCGCTGTGAAGCCGTCGCGCGCGCGGACCGTGAACGCGAAAGGCAACGGTTCGATGCCTCCCGCACTCGCAGGCGATCTGCGCGAGTTCACGCACGACAATCAGGAAGCAGAACCGGCGCGCAAGCCGCGCGCGGCTGTTCCGTCGACGGAAGGCGCGGACGCTACGCAAGCCGCGCAGCCGTCAGTCGTCACGCGTCCCGCGTATTGGGACAAGGCGTGCGCCGATCTCGTCAAGCGCGACCGCATTCTTAAGAAGCTGATTCCGAAGTTCGGCCCGGTGCATCTGTCGAGCCGCGCCGATCCGTTCGTCACGCTCGCGCGTTCGGTGATCGGTCAGCAGATTTCCGTCGCGTCCGCGCAGGCGATGTGGCAGCGTATCGTCGCCGCGTGTCCGAAGCTCGTGCCGCAACAGATCATCAAGCTCGGTCAGGACAATCTGATGGGCTGCGGCGTGTCGAAGCGCAAGGCCGAATACATTCTCGATCTCGCGCATCACTTCGTCTCGGGTGCATTGCACGTCGGCAAGTGGACGTCGATGGAAGACGAAGACGTGATCGCCGAATTGACGCAAATCCGCGGCATCAGCCGCTGGACGGCCGAGATGTTCCTGATCTTCGACCTGTCGCGTCCCGACGTGCTGCCGCTCGACGATCCGAATCTGATTCACGCGATCAGCCAGAACTATTTCAGCGGGGAGCCGGTGACGCGCAGCGAGGCGCGGGAAGTCGCGGCGAACTGGGAGCCGTGGCGAACTGTCGCGACGTGGTATATGTGGCGGAGTCTCGATCCGGCGCCGGCCGGCAACTGA
- a CDS encoding aspartate kinase: MALIVHKYGGTSMGSVERIKNVAKRVAKWHKAGHKMVVVPSAMSGETNRLLGLAKEISPQPSPRELDMIASTGEQVSVGLLSIALHDAGVDAVSYTGWQVPVKTDSAFTKARISDIDGERVLRDLDEGKVVVITGFQGIDPEGHITTLGRGGSDTSAVAVAAALKADECLIYTDVDGVYTTDPRVVEEARRLDRVTFEEMLEMASLGSKVLQIRSVEFAGKYQVKTRVLSSLTDPLMSLDEEMKSGTLITFEEDETMEKAVISGIAFQRDEARIAVMGVPDKPGIAYQILGPVADANIDVDMIIQNQSVEGKTAFTFTVGRGDYQRAMEILTNQVKGHVSAEQVLGDPKVSKVSVVGVGMRSHVGIASKMFRTLSEEGINIQMISTSEIKISVLIDEKYMELAVRALHKAFELDQA; this comes from the coding sequence ATGGCACTCATCGTACATAAATACGGCGGCACATCGATGGGCTCGGTCGAGCGCATCAAGAACGTCGCGAAGCGCGTCGCGAAATGGCACAAGGCAGGCCACAAGATGGTCGTCGTGCCCTCGGCGATGTCCGGCGAAACGAACCGCCTGCTGGGCCTCGCGAAAGAGATTTCGCCCCAGCCGAGCCCGCGCGAACTCGACATGATCGCGTCGACGGGCGAACAGGTCAGCGTCGGCCTGCTGTCCATCGCACTGCATGATGCAGGCGTCGATGCCGTCAGCTACACCGGCTGGCAAGTGCCCGTCAAAACAGATAGCGCATTCACGAAAGCGCGCATCAGCGACATCGACGGCGAGCGCGTCCTGCGCGATCTCGACGAAGGCAAGGTCGTCGTCATCACGGGCTTCCAGGGCATCGACCCCGAAGGCCACATCACGACGCTCGGCCGCGGCGGTTCGGACACGTCCGCCGTTGCAGTGGCAGCCGCGCTGAAGGCCGACGAATGCCTGATCTACACGGACGTCGACGGCGTCTACACGACGGACCCGCGTGTCGTCGAAGAAGCGCGCCGTCTGGATCGCGTGACGTTCGAAGAAATGCTGGAAATGGCCAGCCTGGGTTCGAAGGTGCTGCAGATCCGCTCGGTGGAATTCGCCGGCAAATATCAGGTGAAGACGCGTGTGCTGTCCAGCCTGACCGATCCGCTGATGTCGCTCGACGAGGAAATGAAGTCGGGCACCCTGATTACTTTTGAAGAAGACGAAACCATGGAAAAAGCAGTCATCTCGGGAATCGCGTTTCAGCGTGACGAAGCCCGTATCGCCGTGATGGGTGTGCCCGACAAGCCGGGCATCGCATATCAGATCCTCGGCCCGGTGGCCGACGCGAATATCGATGTCGACATGATCATCCAGAACCAGAGCGTCGAAGGCAAAACGGCGTTCACGTTCACGGTCGGTCGCGGCGACTATCAGCGCGCAATGGAGATCCTCACGAACCAGGTGAAAGGCCATGTGAGCGCGGAGCAGGTGCTGGGCGATCCGAAGGTGTCGAAGGTGTCGGTGGTCGGCGTCGGTATGCGTTCGCACGTCGGCATCGCGAGCAAGATGTTCCGCACGCTGTCGGAAGAGGGCATCAACATCCAGATGATCTCGACGTCGGAAATCAAGATCTCGGTGCTGATCGACGAGAAGTACATGGAGCTCGCCGTGCGCGCGCTGCATAAGGCATTCGAACTCGATCAGGCTTGA
- the cysE gene encoding serine O-acetyltransferase: MFTRLREDIATIRERDPAARSAWEVLTCYPGLHALIFHRFAHACWRANRRWLARFASQFGRFMTGIEIHPGATIGRRVFIDHGMGVVIGETAEVGDDCTIYQGVTLGGTSLTRGAKRHPTLERGVIVGAGAKVLGGFTIGADAKIGSNAVVVKPVPAGGTAVGNPARVVMPAKAAASAAADAVAKPDTKPTRTRPGFCAYGITPNADDPVSLAIHGLIDHAATQSQRIDEVVAALERLGASLEALNGTDAALVDLRRLSAAISGKVEETTR, translated from the coding sequence ATGTTCACGAGACTCCGCGAAGACATTGCCACGATCCGCGAGCGCGATCCCGCCGCCCGCAGCGCCTGGGAAGTCCTCACGTGTTATCCCGGCTTGCACGCGCTGATCTTCCATCGTTTCGCGCATGCCTGCTGGCGCGCGAACCGCCGTTGGCTCGCGCGCTTCGCGTCGCAGTTCGGCCGCTTCATGACGGGCATCGAAATTCATCCGGGCGCGACCATCGGGCGGCGCGTATTCATCGACCACGGCATGGGCGTCGTGATCGGCGAGACGGCTGAAGTCGGCGACGATTGCACGATCTACCAGGGCGTCACGCTCGGCGGCACGTCGCTCACGCGCGGCGCGAAACGGCATCCGACATTGGAGCGGGGCGTGATCGTCGGCGCGGGTGCGAAGGTGCTCGGCGGCTTTACGATCGGCGCGGACGCGAAAATCGGTTCGAATGCCGTAGTCGTAAAGCCGGTGCCTGCGGGTGGCACGGCCGTCGGCAATCCGGCGCGCGTCGTCATGCCGGCAAAGGCGGCCGCGAGTGCGGCGGCCGACGCAGTCGCGAAACCGGATACGAAACCGACTCGCACGCGCCCCGGTTTTTGCGCGTACGGCATCACGCCGAACGCGGACGATCCCGTCTCGCTCGCCATTCATGGGTTGATCGACCATGCGGCGACGCAGTCGCAGCGCATCGACGAAGTCGTTGCCGCGCTCGAACGGCTCGGCGCAAGTCTCGAAGCGCTGAATGGCACCGATGCGGCGTTGGTCGATCTGCGTCGCCTGTCGGCGGCCATCTCGGGAAAGGTCGAGGAAACGACGCGCTGA
- a CDS encoding peptidylprolyl isomerase codes for MKWLMLALGSAALIANAPAFAQNGAQAVHPSVLLKTSEGDIRVELYPEKAPRTVANFLDYVKSGQYNGTIFHRVIPGFMIQGGGYTTSFAEKPTRAPIPLESRNGLKNMTGTIAMARTSDPNSATAQFFINTVDNAGLDYPNPDGNGYAVFGKVTTGMDVVKKIEGTPTTSRGPMSDVPQKQVVIQSATIVGK; via the coding sequence ATGAAATGGTTGATGTTGGCGCTCGGCAGCGCCGCCCTGATCGCGAACGCACCGGCATTTGCGCAGAACGGGGCACAGGCCGTGCATCCGTCCGTTCTCTTGAAGACGTCGGAAGGCGATATCCGCGTCGAGCTGTATCCTGAGAAAGCGCCCAGGACGGTTGCCAATTTCCTCGACTACGTGAAATCCGGTCAATATAACGGCACGATCTTCCATCGCGTGATCCCCGGCTTCATGATCCAGGGCGGTGGCTACACGACGAGCTTCGCGGAAAAGCCGACGCGCGCGCCGATCCCGCTCGAAAGCCGCAACGGCCTGAAGAACATGACAGGCACGATCGCGATGGCTCGCACGAGCGATCCGAATTCGGCCACGGCACAGTTCTTCATCAACACGGTCGACAACGCGGGGCTCGACTATCCGAATCCGGACGGCAACGGTTATGCCGTGTTCGGCAAGGTGACGACGGGCATGGACGTCGTGAAGAAGATCGAAGGAACGCCGACCACGTCGCGCGGACCGATGAGCGATGTGCCGCAAAAGCAGGTCGTGATCCAGTCGGCGACAATAGTCGGCAAGTAG
- a CDS encoding UDP-2,3-diacylglucosamine diphosphatase codes for MLQETPLRSVAAGVPGEGKRPHAARPFFFIADLHLSEAIPQTVAAFEHFIMVTAEHADSVFILGDLFEYWIGDDMLAEPFPARMAKLMHTLTERGIALYIMHGNRDFLLGKRFMKAAGAIWLPDPFVITAFGTKIALTHGDAQCTLDRGYQRFRGFARNHFAQWLFLVWPYRWRKALAEKMRRTSEAGRTRPVSPRYDVTSEGVDALFRKTKTGTIIHGHTHRPALHHEKGGMRWVLPDWDLDHGERRGGYVRIDSEGIKALRLDK; via the coding sequence ATGCTGCAAGAAACGCCGCTGCGAAGCGTCGCTGCGGGCGTGCCTGGCGAGGGCAAACGCCCGCATGCGGCGCGCCCGTTTTTCTTTATCGCCGACCTGCATCTGAGCGAGGCGATCCCGCAAACGGTCGCCGCGTTCGAGCATTTCATCATGGTGACGGCCGAGCACGCGGATTCCGTCTTCATTCTCGGCGACCTGTTCGAATACTGGATCGGCGACGACATGCTCGCCGAGCCCTTCCCCGCCCGCATGGCCAAGCTGATGCATACGCTGACAGAGCGCGGCATTGCGCTCTACATCATGCACGGCAACCGCGATTTCCTGCTGGGCAAGCGTTTCATGAAAGCGGCGGGCGCGATCTGGCTGCCCGACCCGTTTGTCATCACCGCGTTCGGCACGAAGATCGCGCTCACACACGGCGACGCGCAATGCACACTCGACCGGGGTTATCAGCGCTTTCGCGGCTTTGCACGCAACCATTTTGCGCAGTGGCTGTTTCTGGTGTGGCCGTATCGCTGGCGCAAGGCGCTGGCCGAAAAGATGCGCAGAACAAGCGAAGCGGGACGCACCCGCCCGGTGTCGCCGCGTTATGACGTGACGTCCGAAGGCGTCGACGCGCTGTTCAGAAAAACGAAGACGGGCACCATCATTCACGGTCATACGCACCGTCCCGCGCTGCATCACGAGAAAGGTGGCATGCGCTGGGTGCTGCCCGATTGGGATCTCGACCACGGCGAGCGCCGTGGCGGTTACGTACGTATCGATTCCGAAGGGATCAAGGCGCTGCGACTCGACAAGTAG